The proteins below come from a single Miscanthus floridulus cultivar M001 chromosome 1, ASM1932011v1, whole genome shotgun sequence genomic window:
- the LOC136539186 gene encoding cell number regulator 4-like isoform X1: protein MSGGYPPPAGAWTTGLCGCFSDCKSCCLSFFCPCIPFGQVAEVLDKGVTSCGLAGLIYCLLRHTGVVLVPCHWLYSCTYRRKLRAAYGLPPEPCGDCCVHFWCGPCALSQMYRELKNRGADPADGWEALSKKMTTAPVPMQDMTR from the exons ATGAGCGGCGGGTATCCACCGCCGGCGGGGGCATGGACCACCGGCCTCTGTGGCTGCTTCAGCGACTGCAAGAGCT GTTGCCTGTCGTTCTTCTGCCCGTGTATCCCGTTCGGACAGGTGGCAGAGGTCTTAGACAAGGGCGTCACAT CCTGTGGTCTGGCCGGCCTGATCTACTGCCTGCTGCGGCATACCGGGGTGGTCCTGGTCCCGTGTCACTGGCTCTACTCCTGCACCTACCGTCGCAAGCTCCGGGCGGCGTACGGCCTGCCGCCGGAGCCGTGCGGCGACTGCTGCGTCCACTTCTGGTGCGGGCCATGCGCGCTCTCCCAGATGTACCGAGAGCTCAAGAACCGAGGCGCCGACCCGGCCGATG GATGGGAAGCGCTCTCGAAGAAGATGACTACGGCTCCTGTACCAATGCAAGATATGACGCGCTGA
- the LOC136539186 gene encoding cell number regulator 4-like isoform X2, protein MSGGYPPPAGAWTTGLCGCFSDCKSCCLSFFCPCIPFGQVAEVLDKGVTSCGLAGLIYCLLRHTGVVLVPCHWLYSCTYRRKLRAAYGLPPEPCGDCCVHFWCGPCALSQMYRELKNRGADPADDPKRRQRRALIMHAYMVLAS, encoded by the exons ATGAGCGGCGGGTATCCACCGCCGGCGGGGGCATGGACCACCGGCCTCTGTGGCTGCTTCAGCGACTGCAAGAGCT GTTGCCTGTCGTTCTTCTGCCCGTGTATCCCGTTCGGACAGGTGGCAGAGGTCTTAGACAAGGGCGTCACAT CCTGTGGTCTGGCCGGCCTGATCTACTGCCTGCTGCGGCATACCGGGGTGGTCCTGGTCCCGTGTCACTGGCTCTACTCCTGCACCTACCGTCGCAAGCTCCGGGCGGCGTACGGCCTGCCGCCGGAGCCGTGCGGCGACTGCTGCGTCCACTTCTGGTGCGGGCCATGCGCGCTCTCCCAGATGTACCGAGAGCTCAAGAACCGAGGCGCCGACCCGGCCGATG ACCCTAAAAGACGCCAGCGCCGTGCACTCATCATGCATGCATACATGGTCCTAGCTAGCTAA